CCGAGCTATATTCAAAGCCGCCATATCACCGACAGAGCAAGCCTCGGACAGAATCGGAGCCAGCGCTGCAATATCCTTCTTCGTCCGCTGAGGGTCATAGACAAAGCCTATGACCTCATTGAGCGAACCATTAGGCAGCTGCAGCGTCTCATAAATCCGTTCACTGACTACTGTCGGAGGAATCCTCCCATCGCTGGCCTGAACGAGTGCCTCAAGCAGTTGCCTGCCGATACTATAGCCGCTCCCTTCATCGTCAATTAGATGGCCGAAACCGCCGGTGCGATGGGTGCAGCCCTGCTCATTCCGTCCGTAGCAAATCGAGCCTGTTCCAGCGATGAGAATGATACCGTGTGGCTGGCTAAGTGCGCCATAGAGCGCCGTTTCATGATCGCCGGCTAGTGTCAGGCCGCCACGATATCCAGCCTTGCGAATCGCCACAGTTAACCGCTCTGTTACTCCCGTAGCACTGATCCCAGCAGCGCCGAGACAGATATGCGCACAATGCTCCAGACTACCGCAGACCATTCCAATCCTCGTAACGATCTCCTCGATATTTCGCTCTACAACTCTCTCATCCTGTCCATTATAGTTGATCGGACCCGACGTGAAGGTCTCAACCATCCGACCGCTCTCATCAGCAATAGCAACCTTTGTCTTCGTACCTCCACCATCTAGGCCTGCGGCAAATCTCATGATGAATCACGCCTTTCTCTTTTTACAGGTAACTCAAAAAGTCCACTTTTGATAAGAAAACCTGATACGCTGCACTCCTCATGCCCCAGCTTCATCCAGCTGAAGCGTTTTGAAAAGATGCACATCACTAGACTGTCGAACTCTAACGAAACTGGATATCGCTATTTAGGCCAAAAATGGTGGTTAATTATTTTAACGAAACTGGGTATCGCTATTGAAGCAAATGAGTGGTCAAAAGTCTGGATTTGTCCCGAATAACGATATGGTGTTTCGTTAGGTTTTATTTACCGTTGTTTTTGAAGAAATAACGATCTGTAGTTTCGTTAGACATTAATTTGCCTAAAATTTCACTCCATGCACGAACTCATGAATAAAGATGATACTTTTGTTTTTCCCTGGCGAAATCCCGGCTCTCCTCGCGAAACTTCTCCAGCATTTCAGTGAGCCCAGCCTCTTCCCAGTAGAGCTTGTCACCGCATAGTAGATCAATGAATGGACGCGAGCCCTCCTTAACCGGAGGCAAGTAAGAGAACTCTTCATAGTTCCGCTTCATGGTGTACATCAACGTCACGCCCGTCTCAACCGATCGGTATGAAAGTGTATCAGTCACATAAATCTGTATCCCTGCGCAGAGCTCATCTTGGAACTTCGAAGTGGTTGGCTTGAAGTATACGGGTCGAAAACGCACTCCTGGCAAACCTCTACTATTCATTTCATCAGCCAGGCGCTCAGCGTCGATAAATGGCGCTCCAATGATCTCGAACGGGAACGTTGTCCCTCGTCCTTCTGACAGATTCGTACCCTCAAACAAGCAAGTGCCGGCGTATACGAGAGCTGTCTCAAAGCGTGGAATCCCCAATGAGGGATGAACCCAAATCTGTCCTGTCTGCGGGAAGAGCATGTTCCGTTCCCATCCCTCGCAAGGGATCACATGGAGCTTCGCCTTCCAGCCCTTCTGTTCATTGGCCATATTTGCTATCTCTCCCACAGTCAGACCATACCGGACAGAAAGCGGATAATTTCCAATAAAGGATTCATAACCAGGCTTGAGTACATTTCCCTCCACCGTCAGTCCGTCAAGCGGGTTCACGCGGTCCAACACAACGAACTCCTTATCTGCCTTGGCACAATCCTCCAGAGCATACAACATCGTATAAATAAACGTATAATAACGCACGCCCACATCTTGAATATCGTAAACAACCATATCCACCTGATCGAGCATATCCGCAGTCATCCGTTTGGAATCCTTGCGATATAAACTGTATACCGGAACGCCGGTCAACGGATCAGTATACGTCTCTACCATGGCCCCTGCTGCCTGATCTCCACGCACGCCATGCTCCGGCGAGAATAGAGCAGTGAGATTGAAATTGTCATGCAAAATTTGAATCGTAGATACGAATTCTGAAGTGATACCGGTCGGCGTCGTGATTAAGCCAATCCGTTTACCCTGAAACAGATGGGAGTACCTCAATATGCGGTCGATTCCGTTCTTAACCATAGCCTCCGCTCCTTATAGAGGTTGTTCAAAAAGTCCGCTTTTGAACACGCACTTATAGTTCTGACTTGATGATGCGCAAAGACTCCTCCGGGATCGTGAATGTCTCTGCATAGGTCTTACGCGCCTCTATACCACGAACCCGGGCCAGATGCTTGTAATACTCCAAATAAGGGAAAGACTTGCTGCCCGTCACGAACCAATGCTGGGACACCGCCTTAACCCATAGATCATAGGCATCCTGATCGAAATCGATATAAACATACGGTGTATAGCCGACAGCATCCTCCCAATTTTCCGCATAGTACAGTCGTGAGGCAAAATGGGCAGGCTCATGCCGCTGCATGGAAGCGAGCCCTGCGAAGAAGCGGGCATCGTTAACAATCAAATGTGTCGTTCTGTGATCCTTATGCATGCTGTTCTTGAAATGAGTGATGATAATGTCCGGTTTAACAAGACGAATCACATCGCAGACACGATAGCGCATGTCCTCACTGTCGCTCAGCTCTCCATCTGGGATGTCGAATACGATCGACTCCCCGCCCAGCATATCTGCGAAGACTTTCGCTTCCCGAACCTTTTGCCCCCGGTATTCTCCCATGTCCTGCCCAGCCGGGACACCACGCTCCCCTGCCGTAAGTGCCAGGGTAACGATACGATCCCCCTTTAATGAATGGCTGGCAAGCACGCCTCCCGCCGTAAGCTCCATATCTCCAACATGACCGCCGATCGCCAGAATCGTTAGTGTCTTCCTGCTCATTTTCAGAACTCCCTTCTCATAATTACGAACCGTTTGACTGTCTGAAAACCCGCTTTTTCATAAATGCGTTTAGCCGGATTATTGATTCCAGTAAATAGAGACATATAGTCGGCCCCGATCTGCTGAAAAGCCTCGCACATTTTAAAGAACAGAATGCTGCCTAGACCGTGCCCCTCATGCTGGGGGTCCACGCCAATGCCGATGAAGAAGGCCCGTCCGCCGGGCTCGCGAATGATCGGTCCGGCGAATCCCTCCGTATTTCCTTGATAGGCCGCTATCATGACCGGAATTCCCTGCGCCGCATAGCGTGGAATCTGTTCGCGCCATAACGGATTGTCCAGCCCATCCAGCATCTCCTCTAATCCCCCATGCTTCGAGAGATCTAGCAGCTCGACCCGATATCCATCCCCTTCGGCCTTGCTTTCCTTGGCCCGGATTTCCTCCGGAATCCTAAACTCGGCAAGCGGCATATACATCCCGCACTCCTGCGCCCGCTCCACATACCCGTAGTTCAGCAGAAAGCCATGTAGCGTGCTTCCCTCCGGCACTCCAGGAGTATTGTTATGTTCATGACCAACGGTTCCCGGAATGATCCAGGGCAGCATCATCGGATTAAAAAACAGGCAATCCGCCTGCTTCTTACCAAGCTGTTGAAAGCGGCTCTCCAAGGCTTCGACCATAAATCTGTAAGATGCATCGTTTTGAACAGCTCCATCTAACACGATACAGGTAATATAGCCTGCCACCTTACCTAAGGGCAGATCATCCCCCGTACAACCGCAGGCAAAGCCCTGCACATGCCCTTCCTCATGAAACATGACAAAGGTGGCTTCCCGGTCAAAATAAGGGTTTGATAAAAATAGATCTACGAAACTGGCTTCGGTTAATCTTCTATATCCATCCCGCACCGCTTCCCTGTTCCATAACTCAACGGTCTCAGCTATGAATCGATCATCCCATGTTGTGATCATGTTCTGATGCCCTCCGCTTCCATTGAACTTAATACTCCATCATAAGTTTATGTTTGGACTTATACCCCATCATACTTTACGTTCAAACTACCTCTAAAATGGATAACTGATCTTGCCCATTATGACTGGTCTGCTTGCTCCAGTTGCCGCCGGCAAATTGTTCGGTCGCCTGACCAGGGTGTAATCCGCCAGCAGCGCGAAGGCTACCGCCTCCTTGGCATCGCTGCTTAGTCCGAGCTGCTCCTGAGTAAGCACCTGAACCCCAAGCGGCTCCAGATCCGCCTGCAAATAACGGAGCAATACCGGATTGTAGCTGCCTCCGCCGCCAACAATCAGCATGTCGGCCGGATAGCGCTCCTGGACGTACTTCCGGTACGCCTCACTAATCGAACGTGCTGTTAACATCGTCACCGTGGCAACCAGATCCTCATCTGAGAGGTTATACTCCTGCTGATGGGCTAGCAATCTAGCAATATAGGCTGAGCCGAACAACTCTCTTCCGGTAGATTTAGGCGAGCTTTGGCTGTAGTAAGGCTCCTGCATCAACAGGTCAAGCAGCCGTTCATTCGGATGGCCTTGTGAGGCTATAGCTCCTCCTGCATCCATCTTGCTCTTCCCACCGCTCATATGCGTGACCAGGCCATCGATGAGCATATTGCCCGGCCCCGTATCGAAAGCAAATACGTCCTCTGGCGGGCTGCCCGCCGGAAGCACCGTCATATTGCCGATCCCCCCGATATTTTGCAGCAGCAGCGTCCTTTTCTCTTCCCCGTACAGCAAATGCTCCGTGAATGGTACGAGCGGGGCCCCTTGGCCACCTACGGCCATATCAGCCGGGCGAAAATCAGATACGCAAGTGATCCCCGTTCTGGCCGCGATTATCGAGCCCTCACCAATTTGCGCCGTATAACGAAGTGCGTATCCCCCAATAATCTCATCTGTCGGATGATGATACAGTGTCTGACCATGCGAGCCGATGTGGGATATATCCCCCGGCGCCAAACCAGATTTAGCAATGACAGATAGAGCCGCTTCCGCAAACAATTCGCCAAGCCAAACATTAAGGCGACCTACCCGATCCAACGTGGCCTTCTTGACGTCGAACAGAGTAAATATTTCGTCTCGAACCTGAGTGGAGAAGGGGGTATTTTCAAAACCTAGAAGCTGGACCTCCGGTCTCGTCCCCACAGCACCTGTAATCCTAACGACCGCCGCGTCGATGCCATCGACCGAGGTACCTGACATAAGTCCAACCGCATAACGTGTTACCAGGTTTGTCGACTGGGCCTCACCCATCTGTCCCGCAGCAAATTCCGTCATCCGCCCTGAGGCTTGTGACCCGTCCATTAACCCTTCACCGCTCCCACGGTTACACCCTCAAGGAAGTACTTCTGCAGGCTGAAGAACAGGATGAACATCGGCAACGCCGAGATCGTTGCCCCGGCCATCATCGGCGCGAAATACGTCGTATTGGCAAAACGGAAGTTCTTGAGCCCCACCTGGATCGTCTGCATATCCATCGTATTCGTGACCAGAAACGGCCAGAAGAAGGTATTCCAGCTATCCATGAAAGTAAGAATGGCCGTAACCGCCATGACTGTCTTCGACAGCGGCACGATCACCTTCAAGAAAATTTGAAACTGATTACAGCCCTCCACCTTGGCACACTCGATAATCTCGTTAGGAATAGAGGACATAAATTGTTTGGTTAAAAATATGCTGTAGACGGTGACCAGTCCAGGCATGATCAGAGCTCTGTAAGTATTCTCGATCTCAAATATATTCACGATCAGAATATAAAGCGGTACCTGGGTCACTTGATATGGAATCATCATGGCGCAGAGCAGAATTGAGAACAGGACGGCCCGGCCTTTGAAACGGATTTTCGAGAAGGCATAGCCTGCCATCGTGGCGAAAATCACGTTAGATACCGTAACACTTCCTGCCACAATCAATGAGTTCAGCAGCCAACGATAGGAATGTTCACTGTAATCAAAAAAGAATTTATAGGATTCAAGAGATACTTTGGCAGGCCATAGAGAATAGTCCATAGCCCCCGCCTCAACGGGATCCCCGAATGAAGAGATAATCATGAAATAAATTGGAAATAACGTTGCAAGAGCAAACAGTAAGAGAAGAATCATGATGGATGTATTCCTGGTGTATTTAACCGTTTGCTTGCCGGTATGTTTCTTGTACAGAGCCATGTGTCATTCTCCTCCCCTATTAGTACTCGATATTTTTACCGAAGAATTTGAATTGAATGAAGGAAATACTGGCAATAATCGCAGCCAGAATCAGTGATTGCGCAGCCGCCTTGCCGAACTCGAAGTATTTAAACGCATTGTTGAAAATAAGCAAACCAACCATCGTTGTCGCATTGTCCGGTCCGCCCCCTGTCATCAGGTAAGCATTCTGGAACACCTGGAAGGAACCAATAACACCGGTAACGAGCAAGAATAAGGTTGTCGGTTTCAGAAAAGGAATCACGATATACCAGAGCTTCTTGAGGAAATTCGCTCCGTCCAGATCGGCGGCCTCATAGTAACTCACGTCAATCCCGAGAAGAGCGGCCAAATAGATGATAATACTGGTGCCGTGACTCGATAGCCAGGCCATCAATACGAGCGAGAACATCGCCGTGGAGCTGGACCCCAGCCAGTTCAGGTTAGAGATACCAAAAAGGCCCAGTAGCTTGTTCAAAATACCGCTTGGCATCGGATCAAAGATCCACAGCCAGACGACAGACAAAGCTACCCCCGAAGCAACCGCCGGCAAATAGTAGATTGCTTTGAAAGCAGTCTGCGTCCGTTTCTTCAAAGGAAGAATTAGAATCGCTACTGCAAAGGACAAGAACAAGGTGACGGGGACTGTGAGTACGGTATATACAATCGTGTTTTTAATAGACTTCCAGAACAGGGAATCCGAAAATGTATTGATATAGTTCTCAAATCCTATGAACACGGAGCCCAGCGGGCGGTATTCCTGGAAGCTGATGATGAAAGCA
The window above is part of the Paenibacillus lutimineralis genome. Proteins encoded here:
- a CDS encoding BadF/BadG/BcrA/BcrD ATPase family protein, producing the protein MRFAAGLDGGGTKTKVAIADESGRMVETFTSGPINYNGQDERVVERNIEEIVTRIGMVCGSLEHCAHICLGAAGISATGVTERLTVAIRKAGYRGGLTLAGDHETALYGALSQPHGIILIAGTGSICYGRNEQGCTHRTGGFGHLIDDEGSGYSIGRQLLEALVQASDGRIPPTVVSERIYETLQLPNGSLNEVIGFVYDPQRTKKDIAALAPILSEACSVGDMAALNIARQSAEALFELLAPVAERLGLQSGNLALAGSVLLHNSFIQSALRGRIAESYPGLSCILPKHDAAWGAMMIAKNMKMN
- a CDS encoding exo-beta-N-acetylmuramidase NamZ domain-containing protein, which codes for MVKNGIDRILRYSHLFQGKRIGLITTPTGITSEFVSTIQILHDNFNLTALFSPEHGVRGDQAAGAMVETYTDPLTGVPVYSLYRKDSKRMTADMLDQVDMVVYDIQDVGVRYYTFIYTMLYALEDCAKADKEFVVLDRVNPLDGLTVEGNVLKPGYESFIGNYPLSVRYGLTVGEIANMANEQKGWKAKLHVIPCEGWERNMLFPQTGQIWVHPSLGIPRFETALVYAGTCLFEGTNLSEGRGTTFPFEIIGAPFIDAERLADEMNSRGLPGVRFRPVYFKPTTSKFQDELCAGIQIYVTDTLSYRSVETGVTLMYTMKRNYEEFSYLPPVKEGSRPFIDLLCGDKLYWEEAGLTEMLEKFREESRDFAREKQKYHLYS
- a CDS encoding PIG-L deacetylase family protein, whose amino-acid sequence is MSRKTLTILAIGGHVGDMELTAGGVLASHSLKGDRIVTLALTAGERGVPAGQDMGEYRGQKVREAKVFADMLGGESIVFDIPDGELSDSEDMRYRVCDVIRLVKPDIIITHFKNSMHKDHRTTHLIVNDARFFAGLASMQRHEPAHFASRLYYAENWEDAVGYTPYVYIDFDQDAYDLWVKAVSQHWFVTGSKSFPYLEYYKHLARVRGIEARKTYAETFTIPEESLRIIKSEL
- a CDS encoding GNAT family N-acetyltransferase; this translates as MITTWDDRFIAETVELWNREAVRDGYRRLTEASFVDLFLSNPYFDREATFVMFHEEGHVQGFACGCTGDDLPLGKVAGYITCIVLDGAVQNDASYRFMVEALESRFQQLGKKQADCLFFNPMMLPWIIPGTVGHEHNNTPGVPEGSTLHGFLLNYGYVERAQECGMYMPLAEFRIPEEIRAKESKAEGDGYRVELLDLSKHGGLEEMLDGLDNPLWREQIPRYAAQGIPVMIAAYQGNTEGFAGPIIREPGGRAFFIGIGVDPQHEGHGLGSILFFKMCEAFQQIGADYMSLFTGINNPAKRIYEKAGFQTVKRFVIMRREF
- a CDS encoding anhydro-N-acetylmuramic acid kinase; this translates as MDGSQASGRMTEFAAGQMGEAQSTNLVTRYAVGLMSGTSVDGIDAAVVRITGAVGTRPEVQLLGFENTPFSTQVRDEIFTLFDVKKATLDRVGRLNVWLGELFAEAALSVIAKSGLAPGDISHIGSHGQTLYHHPTDEIIGGYALRYTAQIGEGSIIAARTGITCVSDFRPADMAVGGQGAPLVPFTEHLLYGEEKRTLLLQNIGGIGNMTVLPAGSPPEDVFAFDTGPGNMLIDGLVTHMSGGKSKMDAGGAIASQGHPNERLLDLLMQEPYYSQSSPKSTGRELFGSAYIARLLAHQQEYNLSDEDLVATVTMLTARSISEAYRKYVQERYPADMLIVGGGGSYNPVLLRYLQADLEPLGVQVLTQEQLGLSSDAKEAVAFALLADYTLVRRPNNLPAATGASRPVIMGKISYPF
- a CDS encoding carbohydrate ABC transporter permease, whose amino-acid sequence is MALYKKHTGKQTVKYTRNTSIMILLLLFALATLFPIYFMIISSFGDPVEAGAMDYSLWPAKVSLESYKFFFDYSEHSYRWLLNSLIVAGSVTVSNVIFATMAGYAFSKIRFKGRAVLFSILLCAMMIPYQVTQVPLYILIVNIFEIENTYRALIMPGLVTVYSIFLTKQFMSSIPNEIIECAKVEGCNQFQIFLKVIVPLSKTVMAVTAILTFMDSWNTFFWPFLVTNTMDMQTIQVGLKNFRFANTTYFAPMMAGATISALPMFILFFSLQKYFLEGVTVGAVKG
- a CDS encoding carbohydrate ABC transporter permease, coding for MSQLAKVPTTAKVAKKRKWRGDNAWGYAFIAVALVVYAMFTAYPVVSAFIISFQEYRPLGSVFIGFENYINTFSDSLFWKSIKNTIVYTVLTVPVTLFLSFAVAILILPLKKRTQTAFKAIYYLPAVASGVALSVVWLWIFDPMPSGILNKLLGLFGISNLNWLGSSSTAMFSLVLMAWLSSHGTSIIIYLAALLGIDVSYYEAADLDGANFLKKLWYIVIPFLKPTTLFLLVTGVIGSFQVFQNAYLMTGGGPDNATTMVGLLIFNNAFKYFEFGKAAAQSLILAAIIASISFIQFKFFGKNIEY